Proteins encoded in a region of the Halodesulfovibrio marinisediminis DSM 17456 genome:
- a CDS encoding cysteine hydrolase family protein codes for MFSHFSKYTRPEPEKSALITIDLQNDFVLPGAPAEGEGAARVAAMTGAMVQYYRECGLPIVHIVRIYSPENNAVNVDACRREAIENGLQLVLPGTDGMQPVSDIIPEGVVADGELLLTGKPQRISATEHILYKPRWGSFYETKLDVMLREQGVTTAVIAGTWFANCIRTTIYEATAREYRVVALRDAIAGIHQAGEADLEKIQCGVCNCAEWRELLSTVTRP; via the coding sequence ATGTTCAGTCATTTTTCCAAATATACTCGTCCAGAGCCGGAAAAAAGTGCGCTTATCACTATTGATTTACAAAATGACTTTGTTTTACCCGGAGCACCTGCTGAAGGTGAGGGAGCAGCCCGTGTTGCTGCTATGACTGGTGCGATGGTGCAATACTATCGTGAATGTGGGCTACCTATTGTTCACATTGTCCGTATATATTCTCCGGAGAATAATGCAGTAAATGTCGATGCCTGTCGACGCGAAGCTATAGAGAATGGATTACAGTTGGTACTCCCCGGTACCGATGGAATGCAGCCTGTTTCTGACATAATTCCGGAAGGGGTGGTTGCAGATGGCGAGCTTCTTCTTACTGGCAAGCCACAGCGAATTTCAGCTACGGAACATATTTTATATAAGCCACGCTGGGGAAGTTTTTATGAAACTAAGCTTGATGTTATGCTCCGCGAGCAAGGCGTAACAACGGCTGTTATTGCAGGAACATGGTTTGCTAACTGCATCCGCACAACAATTTATGAAGCTACGGCTAGAGAGTATCGTGTTGTGGCACTACGAGATGCAATTGCCGGCATTCATCAGGCTGGTGAAGCCGACCTTGAAAAGATTCAGTGTGGGGTTTGTAACTGCGCAGAATGGAGAGAGCTTCTTAGTACGGTAACTCGTCCATAG
- a CDS encoding IscA/HesB family protein, with protein sequence MFTLTDDARKSLDAHFQDRELASIRIYLAPGGCSGPRLALAMDEPSDEDTVLAADPYSFCINKDLLDKTGALTVDIHCHGFVIESENPMGGGCGSCGGGCGS encoded by the coding sequence ATGTTCACATTAACTGACGATGCTCGAAAATCACTCGATGCACATTTTCAAGATAGAGAACTGGCATCTATTCGTATCTACCTCGCACCAGGCGGTTGCAGCGGTCCACGTCTTGCGTTAGCCATGGATGAACCGTCCGATGAAGATACTGTTCTTGCAGCAGACCCATACTCTTTTTGTATCAATAAGGATCTGCTCGACAAAACAGGTGCTCTTACTGTAGACATCCACTGTCACGGCTTTGTTATTGAGTCCGAGAACCCAATGGGTGGAGGTTGTGGCAGTTGTGGCGGTGGTTGCGGCAGCTAA
- a CDS encoding IscA/HesB family protein: MFTLTENAHKELAAYFADKEKSPIRIYLAPGGUSGPRLALALDEPNDDDSVFEEKEFTFCINKDLIEKSGKITIDLSYMGFVVESENPLGGGSSCGGCSSAGSCG, translated from the coding sequence ATGTTTACATTGACTGAAAACGCCCACAAAGAACTTGCGGCGTACTTTGCAGATAAGGAAAAATCTCCTATCCGCATTTATCTGGCTCCGGGCGGCTGAAGCGGCCCAAGATTGGCATTGGCTCTGGATGAGCCAAACGACGACGATTCCGTATTTGAAGAGAAAGAATTTACTTTCTGCATCAATAAAGACCTCATTGAAAAGTCCGGTAAAATTACCATCGACCTTTCTTACATGGGCTTTGTTGTAGAGTCTGAGAACCCTCTCGGCGGCGGCAGCTCTTGTGGCGGTTGCTCCAGCGCAGGTTCTTGCGGCTAG
- the pyrR gene encoding bifunctional pyr operon transcriptional regulator/uracil phosphoribosyltransferase PyrR → MGNVKTVMTEDEVRRTIDRLAFQVIENHGECENLVLVGIQRRGVDIAARVRTVLEEQLGKTIEFGSLDINLYRDDWTTLDVQPMINKTDIPVSVDGKSLLLVDDVLFTGRTIRAALEAVLDYGRPSRIELMVLVDRGHRELPIQANYVGKQIATARIEQVDVLIEEIDGRDEVLLKQEN, encoded by the coding sequence ATGGGAAACGTGAAAACTGTAATGACTGAAGACGAAGTGCGGCGTACTATAGACCGCCTTGCGTTTCAGGTTATTGAGAATCATGGTGAGTGCGAAAACCTTGTTCTGGTCGGTATCCAGAGAAGGGGCGTAGATATTGCGGCACGTGTACGCACTGTATTAGAAGAACAGTTAGGAAAGACTATTGAGTTTGGTTCGCTCGATATTAACCTTTATCGTGATGACTGGACTACACTTGATGTGCAGCCAATGATTAACAAAACGGATATTCCGGTAAGTGTGGACGGGAAGTCTTTGCTGCTGGTGGACGATGTTTTGTTTACAGGCAGAACCATCCGTGCAGCTCTTGAAGCTGTTCTGGATTATGGCCGCCCAAGCCGCATTGAACTTATGGTGCTTGTAGATCGTGGTCATCGTGAGCTTCCAATTCAGGCAAACTACGTAGGCAAACAGATTGCTACCGCGCGCATAGAGCAGGTAGACGTCTTGATTGAAGAGATTGACGGTCGAGACGAAGTATTGCTTAAGCAGGAAAACTAG
- the glpT gene encoding glycerol-3-phosphate transporter yields the protein MIGIFKPAPHIERVPEERIDAEYKKNKMKVFLGIFIGYAAYYLVRKNFALAIPDILKEYPEYSKAMLGTAMTGLSIAYGVSKFIMGSISDRSNPKYFLPCGLLLSCAILAFTGMNKWVFESVTLLVVLMTLNGWVQGMGWPPCGKTMVHWYSTKERGMTVAVWNVAHNIGGALVANLAFLGVMMFNDWGAKFYFNAAIAAALALLVFILMRDTPQSCGLPSVEEYRNDYPEGYDAKKHEETFTFKEIFFEHILTNKYLWAIAIANAFCYFVRYGVVDWIPTYLQEVKGYSFKESSIAWSLFEYAAIPGTIVCGWMSDKIFKGKRAPATMLFMALTLVFVIVYWFNLSGPKWIDYVALVAIGFLVYGPIMIIGLHALDLVPKKAAGTAAGFTGFFGYVFGSAIAGSGVGWIADHFEWRGVFITMVACCVLTILFSAFTLGHKAESNGK from the coding sequence ATGATTGGTATTTTCAAGCCGGCGCCGCACATTGAGCGTGTGCCTGAAGAGCGAATTGATGCAGAATACAAGAAAAACAAAATGAAAGTTTTTCTTGGTATTTTCATTGGTTACGCAGCCTACTACCTTGTACGTAAAAACTTTGCACTCGCAATTCCTGATATTCTTAAAGAATACCCAGAATACTCTAAAGCAATGCTCGGTACTGCAATGACTGGTCTGTCTATTGCGTACGGTGTATCTAAATTTATCATGGGCTCTATTTCTGATAGAAGTAACCCTAAGTACTTCCTCCCATGTGGTCTGCTTCTTTCCTGTGCCATTCTTGCCTTTACCGGCATGAACAAATGGGTATTTGAAAGTGTAACCCTTCTCGTTGTACTTATGACTCTGAACGGCTGGGTTCAGGGTATGGGTTGGCCTCCTTGTGGTAAAACCATGGTACACTGGTACTCCACCAAAGAACGCGGCATGACCGTTGCTGTTTGGAACGTTGCTCATAACATCGGCGGCGCATTAGTTGCTAACCTCGCGTTCCTTGGTGTTATGATGTTCAACGACTGGGGTGCAAAATTCTACTTCAACGCAGCTATTGCTGCTGCCCTCGCACTTCTCGTGTTCATTCTTATGCGTGACACACCACAGTCCTGCGGTCTTCCTAGCGTTGAAGAATACCGTAACGACTACCCTGAAGGCTACGATGCTAAAAAACACGAAGAAACTTTTACCTTTAAAGAAATCTTCTTCGAACACATCCTTACCAACAAGTACCTCTGGGCAATCGCTATTGCGAACGCATTCTGTTACTTCGTACGTTACGGTGTAGTTGACTGGATTCCTACGTACCTTCAGGAAGTTAAAGGTTACTCCTTTAAAGAATCCTCCATTGCATGGTCCCTCTTTGAATACGCAGCTATCCCTGGCACAATCGTGTGTGGCTGGATGTCTGACAAAATCTTCAAAGGCAAACGTGCTCCAGCAACCATGCTCTTCATGGCTCTTACTCTGGTATTTGTTATTGTATACTGGTTCAACCTCAGCGGTCCTAAATGGATCGACTACGTAGCACTCGTTGCTATCGGCTTCCTCGTATACGGCCCAATCATGATCATTGGTCTCCATGCACTTGACCTCGTACCTAAAAAAGCTGCTGGTACAGCTGCTGGCTTCACCGGCTTCTTCGGTTACGTATTCGGTTCCGCTATTGCTGGCTCCGGTGTAGGTTGGATTGCTGACCACTTCGAATGGCGTGGTGTATTCATCACCATGGTAGCATGTTGTGTGCTCACCATTCTCTTCAGCGCGTTTACCCTCGGCCACAAAGCTGAGTCCAACGGCAAATAG
- a CDS encoding double-cubane-cluster-containing anaerobic reductase: protein MSDAAHTEMWEKLNLDISAHDGLLEVLGKFYGDIYLSQENRLKGMEYLDFVLSEVHGLRIKELQDAKAAGKKIIGTFCVFVPEELTLAANAVHVGLCSGADAGTDEAEKLVPRNTCALIKSFIGFKLARLCPFTESCDLVVGETTCDGKKKAYEAFGKLVPMHVMEVPQTKTMDAKQLFKSEVLRYKDTLEELTGVEITAENLQKAISIVNEKRRALQRLSRLRAADPAPISGRDALLINQVSFYDDPERFTQSINTLCDQIEERIAQGDGVVPAGTKRLLLSGCPMAVPNWKLPYVMESSNAVIVGEESCIGSRNTRDLVDESADTIEGMIDALVERYMKIDCACFTPNDERMVNVANMVNELNADGVIHYALSFCQPYAHEAIKMQEVLSEKDIPMLSVETGYSMEDVEQLKTRVEAFVEMLD, encoded by the coding sequence ATGAGTGACGCTGCACATACAGAAATGTGGGAAAAGTTGAATCTTGATATTTCTGCTCATGATGGATTGCTTGAAGTACTTGGTAAATTTTATGGAGACATTTACCTTTCACAGGAAAATCGTTTGAAAGGAATGGAGTATCTGGATTTTGTCCTTTCAGAAGTTCACGGGCTTCGAATTAAAGAACTTCAGGATGCAAAGGCTGCTGGCAAAAAAATCATCGGCACATTTTGTGTCTTTGTTCCGGAAGAGCTTACATTAGCTGCTAATGCTGTTCATGTAGGGTTGTGTTCCGGTGCAGATGCAGGAACTGATGAAGCTGAAAAGCTTGTGCCGCGTAATACTTGTGCACTTATTAAATCTTTCATCGGATTTAAGCTTGCCCGTCTTTGTCCGTTCACGGAGTCATGTGATTTGGTTGTTGGGGAAACAACCTGCGATGGAAAGAAAAAAGCATATGAAGCATTCGGTAAGCTAGTGCCGATGCATGTAATGGAAGTTCCGCAGACAAAAACAATGGATGCCAAACAACTCTTTAAATCAGAGGTACTCCGTTACAAGGATACTTTGGAGGAGCTTACAGGCGTAGAAATTACTGCTGAGAATCTTCAGAAAGCTATTTCAATTGTAAATGAAAAACGTCGTGCTCTTCAGAGACTTTCCCGTCTTAGAGCAGCTGACCCTGCACCAATTTCCGGCCGTGATGCGTTGCTCATCAATCAGGTCTCTTTTTATGATGATCCGGAACGCTTTACTCAATCTATTAATACCCTCTGTGATCAAATTGAAGAACGCATTGCGCAGGGCGACGGTGTTGTTCCTGCGGGAACAAAACGTCTGCTGCTTTCCGGTTGTCCAATGGCTGTGCCGAACTGGAAGCTGCCATACGTTATGGAAAGCTCCAATGCCGTAATCGTGGGTGAGGAATCCTGTATTGGTTCCCGAAATACTCGTGACCTTGTTGATGAATCTGCTGACACAATTGAAGGTATGATTGACGCGCTTGTTGAGCGTTACATGAAAATCGACTGTGCTTGTTTTACCCCGAATGATGAACGTATGGTGAATGTGGCAAATATGGTTAATGAATTGAATGCTGATGGTGTGATTCACTATGCACTGTCATTCTGTCAGCCATATGCTCATGAAGCAATCAAGATGCAGGAAGTTCTGTCTGAGAAAGATATTCCTATGCTGAGTGTAGAGACTGGATACAGCATGGAAGACGTTGAGCAGTTGAAAACACGTGTTGAAGCCTTTGTTGAGATGTTAGACTAG
- a CDS encoding acyl-CoA dehydratase activase, protein MFGGIDIGSRSTELVLQQDGVVVHRAQLPTTFSPLEQCKKLLEGHSPEYLVATGYGRELVKTLELSYPVDTITEIKAHALGAHALFPEARTVLDIGGQDTKAISLHSNGGILRFEMNDRCAAGTGKFLEYTANVFQLSIEDFGNYALCGDNPPLINSMCTVFAETEATSLMAQGAQPEDIALALHTSVVRRTSTMLKRVGLEFPLVFSGGVANNACIRRLLQEEFGEQNTIFVADEPDMCGAFGASLWAEKRCAG, encoded by the coding sequence ATGTTTGGCGGAATAGATATCGGGTCTCGATCAACGGAACTTGTGTTGCAGCAGGACGGTGTTGTTGTACACCGTGCTCAGTTGCCGACAACGTTTTCACCGTTGGAACAGTGTAAAAAATTGCTTGAGGGGCATTCCCCTGAGTATCTGGTTGCAACGGGGTATGGACGTGAGTTGGTAAAGACTCTAGAGCTCTCATATCCGGTCGATACTATCACAGAGATTAAAGCTCATGCCTTAGGTGCTCATGCGTTGTTTCCTGAAGCTCGAACAGTTTTGGATATAGGCGGACAGGATACCAAGGCTATTTCATTACATTCCAACGGGGGAATTCTTCGTTTTGAAATGAATGATCGCTGTGCAGCCGGAACAGGTAAGTTTTTGGAGTATACTGCCAATGTGTTCCAGCTGAGTATTGAAGATTTTGGTAACTACGCGCTATGCGGGGACAATCCTCCACTTATCAATAGCATGTGCACTGTTTTTGCTGAGACAGAAGCGACTTCTTTGATGGCGCAGGGTGCTCAACCGGAGGATATTGCTCTGGCACTGCATACGTCTGTAGTCCGTCGGACAAGTACGATGCTGAAACGTGTGGGCCTTGAATTTCCGTTAGTCTTTTCTGGCGGTGTTGCAAATAATGCATGTATTCGTAGGCTGCTGCAGGAAGAATTCGGAGAGCAAAACACGATTTTTGTCGCGGATGAACCGGACATGTGTGGCGCTTTCGGAGCAAGCCTGTGGGCGGAGAAGCGTTGTGCTGGCTAA
- the yqeC gene encoding selenium cofactor biosynthesis protein YqeC produces the protein MTCCSPPHPSAIFPTIPKLITLTGAGGKTSIIYWLASVIKEKSKRVIITTTTKMFMPDSGAVILQHDSSDFFAELNSALKLHTTVTVASRYDHELKKLIGLSQETISTIHQSNITDCILVEGDGAARKPLKAPNDNEPVIPHETEVCIGVMGLDAVYSPLTNVTVHRHELFSKLTGLQKGESITPSDLITLATSQHGLFQYCPPSCQRYVLLNKIDLPEAADTVAEIYSELDLKQSSPTWIACSARKRKAFNISDMHTLLTIVGD, from the coding sequence ATGACCTGCTGTTCACCTCCCCATCCCTCAGCTATATTCCCTACTATTCCCAAATTGATCACGCTTACGGGAGCCGGTGGTAAGACATCTATTATATACTGGCTGGCTTCGGTCATTAAGGAAAAAAGCAAACGAGTCATTATTACAACCACAACAAAGATGTTTATGCCGGATTCCGGTGCTGTCATTCTCCAACATGATTCATCCGACTTTTTTGCCGAACTCAATTCAGCGTTGAAACTTCACACGACCGTGACCGTCGCCTCCCGATATGATCACGAACTAAAAAAACTTATTGGATTATCACAAGAAACGATTTCAACCATCCACCAGTCAAACATTACAGACTGTATTCTCGTGGAAGGTGACGGCGCTGCCCGTAAGCCATTAAAAGCACCAAACGATAACGAACCCGTTATTCCACACGAAACAGAAGTTTGCATCGGTGTTATGGGACTGGACGCGGTCTATTCTCCACTTACTAATGTCACAGTGCATCGACATGAGCTATTTTCTAAGCTCACGGGTCTCCAAAAAGGTGAAAGTATTACTCCATCCGACCTGATTACACTGGCAACATCACAGCATGGTCTATTTCAATATTGTCCGCCCTCATGCCAGCGTTATGTCTTGCTTAATAAGATAGATTTACCGGAAGCCGCTGATACTGTTGCAGAAATTTATTCAGAACTAGACCTAAAGCAATCGAGCCCCACATGGATTGCTTGTTCTGCCCGAAAGAGAAAAGCATTCAACATTTCTGACATGCACACACTATTGACTATCGTAGGTGATTAA
- the yqeB gene encoding selenium-dependent molybdenum cofactor biosynthesis protein YqeB, producing the protein MKKRLPTIAIRGAGDLATGVAIRLYRAGMRNIVMLETDKPLAVRRHVVFSETIYHQVAKVEEVTASYCTQPSEIKTAWGDDVIPVLCDPKAALLEQIKPDILIDAIIAKKNIGTNTSMAPFVIGLGPGFTAEKDVHAVVETKRGHYLGKVITNGSAIPNTGIPGAVNGYRKERVHWADEAGVFTTQQHIGTQITKNELIGYVNTQPITAAIDGVLRGLLPDGTPVRKGTKIADVDPRNNPKYCDEVSDKALAIGGGVLEAICAHLFSNE; encoded by the coding sequence ATGAAAAAAAGACTGCCTACAATCGCAATACGCGGTGCCGGAGACCTTGCAACAGGAGTTGCCATTCGCCTTTACCGAGCCGGAATGCGAAACATTGTTATGCTGGAAACTGACAAGCCACTGGCCGTTCGCCGACATGTTGTTTTCTCAGAAACGATCTATCATCAGGTAGCAAAGGTCGAAGAAGTGACCGCATCATACTGTACTCAACCATCAGAAATAAAAACGGCATGGGGCGACGACGTAATTCCTGTTCTTTGTGACCCTAAGGCCGCGCTATTGGAACAAATCAAACCAGACATCTTAATTGATGCCATCATCGCCAAAAAGAACATCGGAACAAACACTTCAATGGCCCCCTTTGTTATCGGCCTTGGGCCTGGATTTACGGCAGAAAAAGATGTCCACGCGGTAGTTGAAACTAAGCGAGGACACTATTTAGGCAAAGTTATTACAAATGGTTCAGCCATTCCCAACACTGGTATTCCCGGTGCTGTGAACGGATATAGAAAAGAACGTGTTCACTGGGCAGATGAAGCTGGAGTATTTACAACACAGCAGCATATCGGAACACAAATTACAAAGAATGAACTCATTGGCTACGTAAATACCCAGCCAATCACCGCAGCAATTGACGGTGTCCTTCGAGGTCTTCTTCCAGACGGAACGCCGGTACGAAAAGGCACAAAAATAGCGGATGTCGACCCGCGTAATAATCCAAAATACTGCGATGAGGTTTCAGATAAGGCGCTGGCTATTGGCGGTGGTGTTCTGGAAGCAATTTGCGCCCACCTCTTTTCTAACGAGTAG
- a CDS encoding nucleotidyltransferase family protein, translating to MTEHTLSEQTTIAGIILAAGTSTRMGKDKLSLPFKGKPLVQHVIDAARKSLLDSAIVVLPENSALEALLDLTDCEVVYSRKRLEGQAESLKTGLQSLSETTQGAMTLLGDLPLLTSDAINHLIHAFWQAPHHWIIPMRNGRRGNPVTIPKKWFGNVLELKGDTGARPLLIEPSLPVRLIEMDEVGPFFDIDTTRQYDLLLTHYDTATK from the coding sequence ATGACTGAACACACTCTTTCTGAACAGACGACCATTGCAGGTATTATCTTAGCTGCTGGAACTTCAACGAGAATGGGGAAAGACAAACTCTCTCTTCCATTTAAAGGAAAGCCGTTAGTACAGCATGTAATTGATGCTGCACGAAAATCACTTTTAGATTCAGCTATTGTGGTTCTTCCTGAAAACTCCGCACTGGAGGCATTGCTGGATCTTACTGATTGTGAAGTCGTATACAGTAGAAAACGACTGGAAGGACAAGCAGAGTCTCTAAAAACCGGACTCCAAAGTCTGTCTGAAACGACACAGGGTGCGATGACACTGCTAGGCGACCTTCCGCTACTCACATCTGACGCCATTAACCATCTAATCCATGCATTTTGGCAGGCCCCGCACCACTGGATTATCCCCATGCGAAATGGAAGACGCGGCAATCCTGTGACTATCCCGAAAAAATGGTTCGGTAATGTACTGGAACTGAAAGGTGACACCGGAGCAAGGCCATTACTTATTGAACCATCACTTCCTGTTCGTCTTATTGAAATGGACGAAGTCGGCCCTTTTTTTGATATCGATACGACACGACAATACGACTTACTTCTTACCCATTACGATACTGCAACAAAATGA
- a CDS encoding FAD binding domain-containing protein, whose translation MVQDYVFPATVAQAVDILAESQGRARIIAGGTDLVLDMHDGKISADKLVDLRAIDGMQHIAEEDDFISIGANVTHAQVVKSSLLRNHAPGLVDACRKVGSLQIRNVATVVGNVVNGNPAADAAVALACLDAQATVVDQHGTKVVPFDELYAGICLSCIDSCCQVVTHISFPKKKDGEGSAYVRMEQRKALSLPMLNVSAKVRVVNNTFEETQLLMAPVGAGPQHAVTAEEFLRGAEITDENIKQAGKLAREQATFRSSAVRGSKEYRIGVLPVCIERVLRAAIADAQQG comes from the coding sequence ATGGTTCAGGATTATGTTTTTCCGGCAACAGTTGCGCAGGCAGTAGATATCTTAGCTGAGTCACAAGGGAGAGCTAGAATTATTGCAGGCGGGACAGACCTTGTTCTTGATATGCATGATGGTAAAATATCTGCGGATAAGCTTGTTGATTTACGAGCGATAGACGGTATGCAGCATATTGCAGAGGAAGATGACTTCATATCTATTGGAGCCAATGTCACACATGCACAAGTCGTAAAATCTTCTCTCCTCAGAAATCATGCACCGGGGCTGGTGGATGCTTGCCGGAAAGTTGGCTCGCTTCAGATTCGAAATGTCGCAACCGTTGTTGGAAACGTAGTCAACGGCAACCCTGCCGCGGATGCAGCTGTTGCGTTGGCTTGTCTTGATGCACAAGCTACGGTTGTTGATCAGCATGGTACTAAAGTTGTTCCGTTTGATGAACTTTATGCAGGTATCTGCCTTTCTTGTATTGATAGCTGCTGTCAGGTTGTTACTCATATCTCATTCCCAAAGAAAAAAGATGGAGAGGGTTCTGCGTATGTCCGCATGGAGCAGCGTAAGGCTCTTTCTCTTCCTATGCTTAATGTCTCTGCAAAAGTACGCGTCGTTAACAATACCTTTGAAGAAACTCAGTTGTTAATGGCTCCTGTTGGTGCAGGGCCACAACACGCTGTAACCGCAGAGGAATTTCTGCGGGGAGCAGAAATTACAGATGAAAACATAAAGCAGGCAGGGAAGCTGGCAAGAGAACAGGCTACATTCAGAAGTAGTGCTGTCCGCGGTTCAAAAGAATATCGCATAGGTGTTCTTCCTGTATGCATTGAACGAGTGTTGCGGGCGGCTATTGCTGATGCACAGCAAGGGTAG
- a CDS encoding (2Fe-2S)-binding protein: MNTKLVSFVLNGEPVSVRVDPFELFVDVLRDKLHLTGTKKGCGEGGCGTCTVIVNGEAVNSCLMPAMRADGAIVETIEGVEEDGELHPLQTSFIEKGAVQCGFCTPGMIMSAKALLDKNKSPSKEQILEAVSGNICRCTGYVKIEEAIEDAARTLREAAVRGESHD; the protein is encoded by the coding sequence ATGAATACTAAGCTTGTATCGTTTGTGTTGAATGGTGAACCTGTTTCTGTCCGTGTTGATCCGTTTGAACTGTTTGTGGATGTCCTGCGTGATAAGCTTCATTTAACAGGTACTAAAAAAGGCTGTGGTGAAGGCGGCTGCGGTACTTGTACCGTTATTGTCAACGGTGAGGCCGTGAATTCCTGCCTGATGCCGGCAATGCGTGCTGATGGCGCCATTGTAGAGACAATCGAAGGGGTAGAAGAGGATGGAGAACTGCATCCGCTTCAGACCAGCTTTATTGAAAAGGGCGCTGTGCAGTGTGGCTTCTGTACCCCTGGTATGATCATGTCTGCGAAAGCACTTTTAGATAAAAATAAGTCACCATCAAAAGAGCAAATTTTAGAGGCTGTTTCTGGAAACATATGCCGTTGCACAGGGTATGTGAAAATTGAAGAAGCAATTGAGGATGCTGCACGAACATTACGTGAAGCAGCGGTAAGAGGAGAGAGCCATGACTAA